A DNA window from Maribellus comscasis contains the following coding sequences:
- the ilvN gene encoding acetolactate synthase small subunit yields the protein MRQEFIITVYSENHIGLLTRITIVFTRRKVNIESLTVSESAIPGVFKFTIVIKATKEQTIKIVSQIEKQIDVLKAFYHTNEEMIYQEIALYKVATESLYENDTIEKIVRNGGARILEITREYTVIEKTGHKEETQALFNELNKFKVMQFIRSGRIAITRDPIERLSEFLKERDAFLNSLD from the coding sequence ATGAGACAAGAATTTATTATAACCGTTTATTCCGAAAATCATATTGGATTATTGACCCGGATTACCATCGTTTTCACCCGCCGAAAAGTGAATATAGAAAGCCTTACCGTATCAGAGTCGGCGATACCCGGAGTGTTTAAATTTACGATAGTAATAAAAGCTACAAAAGAGCAAACGATAAAAATTGTAAGCCAGATAGAAAAACAAATCGATGTTTTAAAGGCTTTTTATCACACCAATGAAGAAATGATTTACCAGGAAATTGCGCTTTATAAAGTAGCAACAGAATCGCTTTATGAAAATGACACAATTGAAAAAATTGTACGAAACGGCGGGGCGAGAATTCTCGAAATTACACGGGAATACACGGTAATTGAAAAAACCGGGCACAAAGAAGAAACACAGGCTTTGTTTAACGAGCTGAACAAATTTAAAGTTATGCAGTTTATTCGTTCGGGAAGGATAGCTATTACACGTGACCCGATTGAACGGCTTTCAGAATTTTTGAAAGAAAGAGATGCTTTTTTAAATAGTTTAGATTAA
- the ilvC gene encoding ketol-acid reductoisomerase, which translates to MAQIDFGGEMENVVLREEFPVEKAREVLKDETIAIIGYGVQGPAQALNMKDNGFNVIIGQAPEFKEDWDKAIRDGFVPGETLFPVEEAAKKGTIIQYLVSDAAQRILWPALEPCLNEGDALYFSHGFSVTYKEQTGVIPPKNVDVILVAPKGSGASVRTNFLAGNGINSSYAIFQDYTGKAEERAIALGIAIGSGYLFPTTFENEVYSDLTGERGVLMGALAGIIEAQYKVLRDNGHSPSEAFNETVEELTQSLIRLVDQNGMDWMYANCSATAQRGALDWRHKFREATLPVFNDLYNSVKTGAETKRVLDSTSSLDYKTSLNAELTEMRESELWQAGAAVRKLRPGQ; encoded by the coding sequence ATGGCACAGATTGACTTTGGCGGTGAAATGGAAAATGTTGTTCTCCGCGAAGAGTTTCCGGTTGAAAAAGCCCGGGAAGTATTAAAAGACGAAACGATTGCAATTATTGGTTACGGAGTGCAGGGACCAGCCCAGGCGCTCAATATGAAAGATAACGGATTTAACGTTATTATCGGACAGGCTCCTGAATTTAAAGAAGACTGGGACAAAGCTATCCGCGACGGATTTGTTCCCGGAGAGACACTCTTCCCGGTAGAAGAAGCGGCTAAAAAAGGAACCATCATCCAGTATCTGGTATCCGATGCTGCACAACGTATCCTGTGGCCCGCTCTGGAACCTTGTTTGAATGAAGGAGATGCCCTTTATTTCTCTCATGGTTTTTCAGTAACCTACAAAGAACAAACCGGAGTGATCCCTCCAAAAAATGTTGATGTTATCCTGGTAGCGCCGAAAGGATCAGGTGCCAGTGTTCGTACTAATTTCCTTGCCGGAAACGGTATCAACTCCAGTTATGCGATTTTTCAGGATTACACCGGAAAAGCTGAAGAACGTGCTATTGCACTGGGAATTGCCATTGGTTCGGGTTATCTCTTCCCAACTACTTTTGAAAACGAGGTATATTCAGATTTGACCGGTGAACGTGGTGTTTTAATGGGTGCCCTGGCCGGTATTATTGAAGCACAGTACAAAGTATTGCGCGACAATGGCCACAGCCCTTCAGAAGCATTTAACGAAACAGTGGAAGAATTGACACAAAGTTTGATCCGTTTGGTTGACCAAAACGGCATGGACTGGATGTACGCAAACTGCAGCGCTACAGCACAGCGGGGAGCGCTGGACTGGAGACACAAATTCCGTGAAGCAACTCTTCCTGTTTTTAACGACTTGTATAACAGCGTTAAAACAGGTGCCGAAACAAAACGGGTACTTGACTCTACCAGCAGCCTGGATTACAAGACCAGCCTTAATGCAGAACTCACGGAAATGCGTGAATCAGAATTGTGGCAGGCAGGTGCTGCCGTCCGCAAACTGAGACCAGGCCAATAG
- a CDS encoding MBL fold metallo-hydrolase — protein MTTSAAVYPLKINFEIPVSKDIRLLRFVYLFILSGKKIHFIDTGVADGLPQVKTFLKKTGRKLSEVQNILLTHSHPDHIGAAKLIQQKSGCKIIAGKKEQSWIENTELQYKQRPVPGFHHLVAGSVKVDVPVKEGDIIKPEEHTTIRVLSTPGHSAGSVSFFLEEQKALFSGDAILLPGEIPIFDDIEAYFRSLDKIEAIQPKVIYSAWDEPRFQNEIPGLLKQSKNYISQIKNTVQKVARKNTDIQSMDFCKAVLKEMRLNEQIANPLLMKTFSACLK, from the coding sequence ATGACAACTTCTGCTGCTGTTTATCCCCTTAAAATAAATTTTGAAATCCCGGTTTCAAAAGACATCAGACTTCTCCGTTTTGTTTACCTTTTTATCCTGAGCGGGAAGAAAATTCATTTTATCGATACCGGTGTAGCTGACGGACTGCCCCAGGTTAAAACATTTTTGAAAAAGACAGGAAGGAAACTTTCTGAAGTCCAAAATATTCTGCTTACACACTCCCACCCTGATCATATTGGGGCTGCAAAACTGATTCAACAAAAATCGGGGTGTAAAATCATTGCAGGAAAAAAGGAGCAAAGTTGGATTGAAAACACTGAACTGCAATATAAACAACGTCCGGTTCCGGGATTTCACCATTTGGTTGCAGGTTCGGTAAAAGTTGACGTACCGGTAAAAGAAGGAGATATCATTAAACCGGAGGAACATACAACCATCCGGGTTCTTTCCACTCCCGGTCATTCAGCAGGTTCCGTTTCATTTTTTCTCGAAGAACAAAAAGCATTGTTTTCCGGAGATGCCATTTTACTGCCGGGAGAAATTCCCATTTTTGATGACATTGAAGCTTATTTCAGGTCTTTGGATAAAATTGAGGCAATTCAACCGAAAGTTATATACTCAGCATGGGACGAACCGCGCTTTCAAAATGAAATTCCGGGCTTGCTTAAACAAAGTAAAAATTATATATCTCAAATCAAAAATACCGTTCAGAAAGTGGCGAGGAAAAATACAGATATACAATCCATGGACTTTTGCAAAGCAGTTTTAAAAGAAATGAGATTAAATGAGCAGATAGCTAATCCACTGTTAATGAAAACATTTTCAGCTTGTTTAAAATAA
- a CDS encoding phosphatase PAP2 family protein yields MKKNSILLFLGIVMLIVLSLEKSQGENISKTVNQLKGLQEVPSFSPGFGEVFLPETKSKSFFSSEFELKKEIYLKPFHNDSIHELNFRYADKKRGFSPYIAPALLIGTGTALHFMPETKRQFRDFAQEHFAWHGNFDDYAYYTPVVVMYSLHAFGIKGKNNFGNMTAIAFKSFALNAVLTTGVKRWVREERPGGDLYSFPSGHTSKAFTLAHIMHKEYGEKSIWFSIGAYSCATTVGLMRIAKNAHWISDVLAGAGTGILSTELIYLTHQYKWDKKHIKNLDIFPFQIGNQKGLTLVYTF; encoded by the coding sequence ATGAAAAAAAATAGTATTTTACTCTTTTTGGGAATCGTTATGCTGATTGTCCTTTCCCTGGAAAAATCACAAGGTGAGAATATTTCCAAAACGGTTAACCAACTTAAGGGCCTGCAGGAAGTACCCTCTTTTTCGCCCGGCTTCGGGGAAGTATTTCTACCGGAAACAAAAAGTAAATCTTTTTTTTCATCTGAATTTGAGTTAAAAAAAGAAATTTACCTAAAGCCTTTTCATAATGATTCGATCCATGAACTGAATTTCCGGTATGCCGATAAAAAAAGAGGCTTCAGCCCCTACATTGCTCCTGCGCTTTTGATTGGTACAGGAACGGCGCTTCATTTTATGCCGGAAACCAAACGACAATTCAGGGATTTTGCCCAGGAACATTTTGCATGGCATGGCAATTTTGACGACTACGCCTATTATACGCCGGTAGTGGTTATGTATTCACTTCATGCGTTTGGAATAAAAGGTAAAAACAATTTTGGCAACATGACCGCTATTGCCTTTAAAAGTTTTGCACTGAACGCCGTATTAACAACCGGTGTTAAACGCTGGGTCAGAGAAGAACGCCCCGGAGGAGATTTATACTCCTTTCCCTCAGGACATACATCAAAGGCTTTTACACTGGCACATATCATGCACAAAGAATACGGCGAAAAAAGTATATGGTTTAGTATTGGTGCTTACTCGTGTGCAACAACAGTCGGATTGATGCGGATTGCCAAAAATGCCCACTGGATTTCCGACGTACTGGCGGGTGCGGGCACCGGCATATTATCTACAGAACTGATTTACCTCACACACCAATATAAATGGGATAAAAAACACATCAAAAACCTGGATATTTTCCCTTTCCAGATTGGAAATCAAAAAGGACTAACACTGGTTTATACCTTTTAA
- a CDS encoding cupin domain-containing protein, producing MAVLKFDEIPYEKVREGLQRKIIHRDSLMTVLIDFSDGPWDEPEPPHSHPHEQTSYVADGEIIFYCEGEEEQRLKAGDMFAVPSGKMHTVKLLTPNVRLVDSFTPIREDFL from the coding sequence ATGGCAGTTTTAAAATTTGATGAAATTCCTTATGAAAAAGTAAGGGAAGGCTTACAACGAAAGATAATTCACAGGGATAGTCTAATGACCGTGTTGATCGATTTTAGCGATGGTCCCTGGGATGAACCGGAGCCTCCGCATTCACATCCGCATGAACAAACTTCGTATGTGGCGGACGGCGAAATTATTTTTTATTGCGAAGGGGAAGAAGAACAACGCTTAAAAGCAGGAGACATGTTTGCTGTGCCCTCGGGTAAAATGCATACGGTAAAACTTCTGACACCCAATGTAAGACTGGTAGACAGTTTTACGCCCATCAGGGAAGACTTTTTATAA
- the arsM gene encoding arsenite methyltransferase, with amino-acid sequence MKTNELKELVKEKYGRIAAQSHLLKSESCCGEVSCCGEVDYTIFSDDYSKLPGYNPDADLGLGCGIPSDKADIKEGDSVLDLGSGAGNDCFVARSLVGKTGKVTGLDFTQEMVLKAKRNAEKTGFTNIEFIHGDIEEMPFEDGQFDVVISNCVLNLVPDKKKAFSEIYRVLKPGGHFNISDIVLVGNLPHKLKEEAEMYAGCVSGAIQKEEYLEMVKQQGFSNIQIKSENRSLIPDSLLKNYLSEDEVVQFKKQEFGLISITVAAAK; translated from the coding sequence ATGAAAACAAATGAATTAAAAGAGCTAGTAAAGGAAAAATACGGTAGGATTGCCGCCCAATCTCATTTATTGAAATCAGAATCATGTTGCGGGGAAGTATCTTGTTGTGGAGAAGTAGATTATACGATTTTTAGCGACGACTATTCAAAACTACCCGGTTATAATCCGGATGCAGATCTGGGGCTTGGTTGTGGAATCCCGTCGGATAAAGCTGATATAAAAGAAGGTGATAGCGTTCTTGACCTGGGCAGCGGGGCGGGAAACGACTGTTTTGTAGCCCGTTCTTTAGTTGGTAAGACCGGGAAAGTAACCGGGCTTGATTTTACGCAGGAAATGGTTTTGAAAGCTAAAAGGAATGCAGAGAAAACTGGTTTTACCAATATTGAATTCATACACGGAGATATTGAAGAAATGCCTTTTGAAGATGGACAGTTTGATGTGGTAATTAGTAATTGTGTACTTAACCTTGTTCCCGATAAGAAAAAAGCGTTTTCTGAAATTTACCGTGTACTTAAACCCGGTGGACATTTTAATATCTCTGATATTGTTTTGGTTGGCAATCTTCCTCATAAATTAAAAGAGGAAGCTGAAATGTATGCCGGATGCGTTTCGGGAGCCATTCAAAAGGAAGAGTACCTGGAGATGGTTAAACAGCAAGGTTTTTCAAATATTCAGATCAAAAGCGAAAACCGTTCATTAATTCCGGATTCTCTTTTAAAGAATTATTTATCAGAAGATGAGGTCGTGCAGTTTAAAAAGCAGGAATTCGGATTGATAAGTATTACAGTTGCTGCTGCAAAATAA
- a CDS encoding arsenate reductase ArsC, protein MKVLILCTGNSCRSQMAHGFLQSFDSRIRVESAGTEASGKLNSAAVKVMSETGIDISRHTSDSVDKYINEEWDYVITVCGGANENCPAFFGKVKHRLHIGFDDPSHAVGTEEFIQSEFYRVRDEIKEAFFKLYNEEIKLKL, encoded by the coding sequence ATGAAGGTTTTAATATTGTGTACCGGTAATTCCTGCCGTAGTCAAATGGCACATGGTTTTTTACAATCATTCGACAGCCGGATTCGGGTTGAATCAGCAGGAACAGAAGCTTCAGGGAAATTAAATTCCGCCGCAGTAAAAGTAATGAGTGAAACAGGTATCGACATCAGTCGTCATACGTCTGACTCTGTTGATAAATATATTAATGAAGAATGGGATTATGTTATTACCGTTTGTGGAGGTGCAAATGAAAATTGCCCCGCTTTTTTTGGTAAAGTAAAACACCGTTTACATATCGGTTTTGATGATCCTTCACATGCTGTCGGAACTGAAGAATTTATTCAGAGCGAGTTTTATCGTGTTCGGGATGAAATCAAAGAAGCATTTTTCAAACTCTACAACGAAGAGATAAAGCTGAAACTCTGA
- a CDS encoding ArsR/SmtB family transcription factor: protein MMVQSKTELFDKKLVKDAELFKALAHPARLRILQFLAETPACITGDISDELPLGRTTVNQHLKELKKVGLIQGHILGVKTNYCLDPAKVKELEKSIASFLESINFENYKCI, encoded by the coding sequence ATGATGGTACAATCAAAAACAGAATTATTTGATAAAAAACTTGTAAAAGACGCTGAACTTTTTAAAGCTCTGGCTCATCCGGCAAGATTGCGAATTTTGCAGTTCCTTGCTGAAACTCCTGCGTGTATTACCGGTGATATTTCGGATGAACTTCCTTTGGGGCGGACAACAGTAAATCAGCATCTGAAAGAATTAAAAAAAGTCGGGTTGATACAAGGACATATTCTGGGGGTAAAAACAAATTACTGTTTGGATCCTGCAAAAGTAAAAGAGCTTGAAAAATCAATTGCATCGTTTTTAGAAAGTATAAATTTTGAAAACTACAAATGTATCTAA
- a CDS encoding thioredoxin family protein, translating to MKKFWPAILLVGLLFLFVFGYLRKDNLNRFISGKIQQQAQTENAFSARERIQKEYNYQNNNKNFDFTLLEFSSTGCTICKQMEPVLREIENSEEPKVNVAFLHIMKPDNLDLMKYYGISAVPMQILLDSEGNEFFRHYGFISAEDLLKKFRQQ from the coding sequence ATGAAAAAGTTTTGGCCGGCCATACTTCTTGTGGGTTTGTTGTTTTTGTTCGTTTTTGGATATCTCCGGAAAGACAATCTGAATCGTTTTATTTCAGGTAAAATACAACAACAGGCTCAAACTGAAAATGCATTCTCTGCGCGTGAACGGATTCAGAAGGAGTATAATTATCAGAACAATAATAAAAATTTTGATTTTACGCTTCTTGAATTTAGTTCTACCGGCTGTACAATTTGTAAACAAATGGAGCCCGTTTTGCGAGAAATCGAAAATTCAGAAGAACCAAAAGTAAATGTGGCTTTTCTTCATATTATGAAACCTGATAATTTGGACTTGATGAAGTATTACGGCATTTCAGCTGTTCCTATGCAAATTCTGCTCGACAGCGAGGGAAATGAATTTTTCAGGCATTATGGTTTTATTTCAGCAGAGGATCTTCTTAAAAAATTCAGACAACAGTAG
- a CDS encoding putative zinc-binding protein, giving the protein MEKKLSCSCGSAENCTVFACSGAADLGQASDLLARKLHKNEVRQMKCLAFVSAGITEMIDSVKDSNMLVIDGCNLDCGKKTFEKNGLNDFIHLRLTDLGFEKGKTPPTEDVIEKMYEEAIFMV; this is encoded by the coding sequence ATGGAAAAAAAGTTAAGTTGCAGTTGTGGTTCTGCTGAGAATTGTACTGTTTTTGCCTGCTCCGGCGCAGCCGATTTAGGGCAGGCCAGTGATTTACTTGCCCGTAAACTGCATAAAAACGAGGTGCGCCAAATGAAGTGTCTGGCTTTTGTAAGTGCAGGAATTACTGAAATGATTGATTCTGTAAAAGATTCGAATATGCTGGTTATCGACGGATGTAATTTGGATTGCGGTAAAAAAACTTTTGAAAAAAACGGGCTGAATGATTTTATTCATCTTCGTTTAACCGATTTAGGTTTTGAAAAAGGAAAAACACCTCCAACTGAAGATGTTATTGAAAAAATGTACGAAGAGGCAATTTTTATGGTGTAA
- a CDS encoding permease, which translates to MKKYIYILLLPVWLLLYLNLSDISDFFVYDIFRMPEGKHITDSVWFFLFEVPKVMLLLILIVFVVGIIRSWFSPEKTRKALEGKSLFVGNVMASGLGIVTPFCSCSAIPLFLGFVEAGIPIGVTFSFLIAAPLINEVALILLAGLFGWKVALIYVFTGLTIAIIAGFVLEKLKLQKYVAEWVFQVKANQNGIEEQKLDLKDRLQAGANAVKEIVGKIWIYILIGIAVGAGAHGFVPDDFLGEIIGAGNWYAVPLAILLGIPMYSNAAGIIPIVSVLMEKGVTLGTALAFMMSVIGLSLPEVIILKKVLKWQLIFIFVAVVAIGITAVGFIFNFLNI; encoded by the coding sequence ATGAAAAAGTACATTTATATATTGTTACTTCCGGTTTGGCTCTTACTCTATTTGAATTTGTCAGATATTTCAGATTTTTTTGTTTATGATATTTTTCGGATGCCGGAAGGAAAACATATCACTGATTCGGTTTGGTTTTTTCTTTTTGAAGTTCCGAAAGTAATGTTGCTGCTAATTCTAATTGTGTTTGTGGTGGGAATTATTCGAAGTTGGTTTTCACCGGAAAAGACCAGAAAAGCTTTGGAGGGAAAGTCACTTTTTGTCGGGAATGTGATGGCGTCGGGTCTGGGAATTGTCACTCCGTTTTGCAGTTGCTCTGCAATCCCTCTTTTTTTAGGATTTGTTGAGGCCGGAATTCCAATTGGTGTAACTTTTTCGTTTCTTATTGCTGCCCCGTTAATTAATGAAGTTGCTCTCATTTTGCTTGCCGGGTTGTTTGGCTGGAAAGTTGCTTTAATCTATGTTTTTACCGGACTAACAATTGCTATTATCGCCGGGTTTGTTTTGGAAAAATTAAAACTTCAGAAATATGTAGCAGAGTGGGTGTTTCAGGTGAAAGCAAATCAAAACGGAATTGAAGAACAAAAACTGGATTTAAAAGATCGTCTTCAGGCCGGGGCAAATGCAGTAAAAGAAATAGTTGGAAAAATTTGGATTTATATTTTGATAGGAATTGCGGTGGGAGCAGGTGCACACGGTTTTGTTCCTGACGATTTTTTGGGAGAGATAATTGGTGCGGGAAACTGGTATGCTGTCCCTTTGGCTATTTTACTCGGAATCCCAATGTATTCCAATGCGGCCGGAATTATTCCTATCGTTAGTGTATTAATGGAAAAAGGAGTAACACTGGGTACCGCACTTGCTTTTATGATGTCGGTAATCGGACTGTCATTACCTGAAGTAATTATCTTAAAAAAGGTTTTGAAATGGCAGCTCATTTTCATTTTTGTCGCTGTAGTTGCTATTGGTATAACTGCTGTAGGATTCATTTTTAATTTTCTAAACATATAA
- a CDS encoding aromatic aminobenezylarsenical efflux permease ArsG family transporter, which yields MEEIITGLYENSNIPVLSAFLLGLLTAISPCPMATNITAVGYIGKELEIKSRVFYNGLIYTLGRGLSYWLLAVVFYIGADQFKIATFFQSYGEKILGPLLIVVGLFMLGIIKISFPGFNKFSKRLEEKNKWNFWNVLLLGIVFALAFCPYSGVLYFGMLIPMSIASAKGLVLPLVFALATGIPVIIIAWLLAFAIGEIGKFYNALKKVELWMRRVIAFLFIGVGVYYVFTIYLSFK from the coding sequence ATGGAGGAAATTATTACCGGACTTTACGAGAACTCAAATATTCCGGTGTTATCAGCGTTTTTGCTTGGATTGTTAACTGCAATCAGCCCCTGCCCAATGGCAACCAACATTACAGCCGTGGGTTATATCGGGAAAGAACTCGAAATAAAAAGCCGTGTTTTTTATAACGGACTTATCTATACGCTTGGCAGAGGGCTTTCATACTGGCTGTTGGCCGTTGTTTTTTATATTGGCGCCGACCAGTTTAAGATTGCGACGTTCTTTCAGAGTTATGGTGAAAAAATATTGGGGCCGCTGTTAATTGTGGTTGGATTGTTTATGCTTGGGATTATTAAAATTTCTTTTCCCGGGTTTAACAAATTTTCAAAAAGGCTGGAGGAAAAAAATAAATGGAATTTCTGGAATGTATTGTTGCTCGGAATTGTATTTGCACTGGCTTTTTGTCCATACAGCGGAGTGCTTTATTTTGGAATGTTAATTCCAATGTCGATTGCATCGGCTAAAGGTTTGGTGTTACCTCTGGTTTTTGCACTGGCCACCGGAATTCCCGTAATTATTATTGCCTGGTTACTTGCATTTGCCATTGGCGAAATAGGCAAATTTTACAACGCCCTAAAGAAGGTGGAACTTTGGATGCGGCGTGTAATCGCTTTCCTGTTTATCGGTGTTGGAGTTTATTATGTTTTTACAATTTATTTATCATTTAAGTGA
- a CDS encoding nitrophenyl compound nitroreductase subunit ArsF family protein — protein MKTIKSFAFFLIAFFICLVGNANSGEIEKVEKEKTVVYYFHNTRRCPTCMAIEKETKKVLDDSFAESVEKGDIVFKAYNAEEAENKELVRKMNVTGSALIIVKDGEKYDLTSKGFMYALKQPEKLREALWEILVD, from the coding sequence ATGAAAACCATAAAGTCATTTGCCTTTTTTCTGATTGCTTTTTTTATATGTTTGGTCGGAAATGCTAATTCCGGCGAGATTGAGAAAGTTGAAAAAGAAAAAACCGTTGTATATTATTTTCATAATACCCGTCGTTGCCCAACATGTATGGCTATAGAGAAAGAGACAAAGAAAGTTTTGGATGACTCTTTTGCTGAATCAGTTGAAAAAGGAGACATTGTTTTTAAAGCATACAATGCGGAAGAAGCAGAAAATAAGGAGCTTGTAAGAAAAATGAACGTGACTGGCTCAGCTCTAATTATAGTAAAAGATGGCGAAAAGTATGATTTGACCAGCAAAGGTTTTATGTATGCGCTTAAACAGCCTGAAAAATTAAGAGAGGCGTTGTGGGAAATTCTGGTTGATTAA
- a CDS encoding thioredoxin family protein → MMEIKVLGTGCAKCKKLEQITENVVKEMGLDASIEKIEDIYKIMQFGVMQTPGLVVNGKVVLTGRLPKSDELRNLLTS, encoded by the coding sequence ATGATGGAAATTAAAGTTTTGGGAACAGGTTGTGCAAAATGTAAGAAACTGGAGCAAATAACCGAAAATGTTGTAAAAGAAATGGGGCTCGATGCAAGCATTGAGAAAATTGAGGACATTTATAAAATAATGCAATTTGGTGTAATGCAAACTCCCGGTTTGGTTGTAAACGGGAAAGTGGTATTAACAGGTCGTCTTCCAAAATCGGATGAATTAAGAAACTTATTAACTTCTTAA
- a CDS encoding ArsR/SmtB family transcription factor translates to MAEKSFTDKQIQLARFSKALGHPVRIYILELLSTQACCYSGDLSEQLPIAKSTISQHLKELKDAGLIQGEIEAPKIKYCINRANWERARILFKNMFPE, encoded by the coding sequence ATGGCGGAAAAAAGTTTTACGGATAAACAAATACAGTTGGCCCGATTTTCAAAAGCATTGGGGCACCCTGTCCGGATTTATATTCTTGAACTACTTTCAACGCAGGCCTGTTGCTACAGCGGAGACCTTTCCGAACAGCTTCCAATTGCCAAATCAACAATTTCTCAACATCTAAAGGAATTGAAAGATGCCGGATTGATTCAGGGTGAAATTGAAGCTCCCAAAATTAAATATTGTATTAACCGTGCAAATTGGGAAAGAGCAAGAATTTTATTTAAAAATATGTTCCCGGAATAA
- a CDS encoding M20 family metallo-hydrolase, with amino-acid sequence MEKYIHLLKSLISTPSFSKEEEKTAEIMRNFLATEQIPFNTKQNNTWAFNKYFDKAKPTVLLDSHIDTVRPAKGYTLDPFKPIENGDKLFGLGSNDAGGPLVSLLATFVHFYSRKDLPFNLIFAATAEEEISGRRGLEIVLPEIAPVDFAIIGEPTKMELAIAEKGLLVLDCYAHGKSGHAARDEGENALYKALDDIEKLRNFKFEKVSEVLGEVKISVTQIEAGTQHNVVPDVCHFVADVRTNEHYPNKDAYKIINDLLESEVKPRSLRLNSSGINELHPFAQLAKNMGINIYGSPTTSDQAIIPFLSVKMGPGDSARSHTADEYIHKSEIFKGIEQYIKILDGLKL; translated from the coding sequence ATGGAAAAATATATTCATCTTTTAAAATCGCTGATTTCAACACCATCGTTTAGTAAGGAAGAGGAAAAGACTGCTGAAATTATGCGAAACTTTTTAGCTACCGAGCAGATTCCGTTTAACACCAAACAAAATAATACCTGGGCTTTTAATAAATATTTTGATAAGGCAAAGCCAACTGTATTGCTCGATTCTCACATCGATACTGTTCGTCCGGCAAAGGGATACACCCTTGATCCGTTCAAACCTATAGAAAATGGCGATAAACTTTTTGGTTTGGGAAGTAATGATGCCGGCGGTCCGCTGGTTTCTTTGCTGGCTACTTTTGTTCATTTTTACAGCAGAAAAGATTTACCATTTAATTTGATTTTTGCCGCCACTGCTGAGGAAGAAATTTCGGGGCGCAGAGGATTAGAAATTGTTTTGCCGGAAATTGCACCGGTTGATTTTGCAATTATTGGTGAACCTACAAAAATGGAATTAGCCATTGCAGAAAAAGGATTGCTGGTTCTTGATTGTTATGCACACGGAAAATCGGGACACGCAGCTCGTGATGAAGGAGAAAATGCGCTTTACAAAGCCCTTGATGATATTGAAAAGCTGAGAAATTTTAAATTTGAGAAGGTTTCCGAAGTTTTGGGAGAAGTAAAAATCAGCGTTACACAAATTGAAGCTGGCACTCAACATAACGTAGTTCCGGATGTTTGCCATTTTGTGGCCGATGTGCGAACAAACGAACATTATCCGAACAAAGATGCCTACAAAATAATCAATGATTTGTTGGAATCGGAAGTTAAGCCAAGATCGCTTCGTTTAAATTCTTCGGGAATAAATGAACTGCATCCCTTTGCTCAACTGGCAAAAAATATGGGAATAAATATTTATGGTTCTCCCACTACCTCCGATCAGGCTATTATTCCTTTCCTGTCGGTAAAAATGGGGCCGGGAGATTCAGCACGCTCACACACAGCAGACGAATACATCCACAAAAGCGAAATTTTTAAGGGTATTGAACAATATATTAAAATTCTTGACGGGCTTAAATTGTAG
- a CDS encoding VF530 family DNA-binding protein, with the protein MNKDNKNKMEQPNNPLHGKTLEAIVVYLVSYYGWEELGVRVKINSFRTNPSIKSSLKFLRRTPWAREKVEKLYIATIRKK; encoded by the coding sequence TTGAATAAGGATAATAAAAACAAAATGGAACAACCCAATAATCCACTTCACGGAAAAACACTGGAAGCCATCGTTGTGTACCTTGTCAGTTACTACGGCTGGGAAGAATTGGGAGTCCGGGTCAAAATTAATTCATTCCGAACAAATCCCAGTATTAAATCAAGCCTGAAATTTCTCAGGCGTACACCATGGGCCAGAGAAAAAGTTGAAAAGCTTTATATTGCTACTATCCGGAAAAAATAA